Proteins from one Gossypium raimondii isolate GPD5lz chromosome 8, ASM2569854v1, whole genome shotgun sequence genomic window:
- the LOC128043140 gene encoding uncharacterized protein At5g39865-like produces the protein MGPRPHRENHGFGFGSFHFHPGAEKRVVVYFTSLQVVRSTFEDCKTVRSILHGFRVSIDERDLSMDSRFLNELRGILGQSNLTLPRVFIGGRYMGGAEEIKQLHEIGELKKIVERLPAAEPGTCVVCGGYRFLLCNECNGSRKLYTQKSGFKTCTACNENGLIRCPSCSCNFFFFLLLT, from the coding sequence ATGGGGCCCCGCCCGCACCGGGAAAATCACGGATTCGGTTTCGGATCCTTCCATTTCCATCCGGGCGCCGAGAAGCGGGTTGTGGTCTATTTCACAAGCCTTCAGGTGGTTCGGTCGACATTCGAGGATTGCAAGACCGTGCGGTCGATCCTCCATGGATTCCGAGTCTCGATCGACGAGAGGGACCTGTCGATGGACTCCAGGTTCTTAAACGAATTGCGTGGGATCCTGGGTCAAAGCAACTTGACTTTGCCGCGGGTTTTCATTGGCGGCAGATACATGGGAGGGGCAGAGGAGATCAAACAGCTCCACGAGATCGGCGAGCTCAAGAAGATCGTCGAAAGACTGCCCGCAGCTGAACCTGGCACTTGTGTCGTCTGCGGCGGTTACAGATTCCTCTTGTGCAACGAATGTAACGGTAGCCGTAAATTGTACACTCAAAAATCTGGGTTCAAGACTTGTACGGCCTGTAATGAAAATGGCCTAATCAGGTGCCCTTCTTgctcttgtaatttttttttttttttgttgttaacataa
- the LOC105792437 gene encoding ubiquitin-activating enzyme E1 1 isoform X2: MHYMLPRKRAGEGEVVEGESENDNNNINDVTVSPPTKKHRISTTAAADLTADNKSVTTGDNSSNYSNTCVIEPSVMAPRDANHNDIDEDLHSRQLAVYGRETMRRLFASNILISGMQGLGAEIAKNLILAGVKSVTLHDEGVVEMWDLSSSFVFSENDVGKNRALASLQKLQELNNAVVISTLTTTLTKQKLSDFQAVVFTDISLEKSLEYNDYCHNHQPPISFIKTEVRGLFGTVFCDFGPKFTVFDVDGEEPHTGIIASISNDNPALVSCVDDERLEFEDGDLVVFSEIQGMKELNDGKPRKIKSVRPYSFTLEEDTTNFGTYVKGGIVTQVKQPKVLNFKPLRAALKDPGDFLLSDFSKFDRPPLLHIAFQALNRFICEFGRFPVARSEEDAQKFISIAGNINECLGEGGVEDINPKLLTHFAFGARAVLNPMAAMFGGIVGQEVVKACSGKFHPLFQFFYFDSVESLPVEPLDPIDFKPLNSRYDAQISVFGSKLQKNLEDAKVFIVGSGALGCEFLKNVALMGVSCGSQGKLTITDDDVIEKSNLSRQFLFRDWNIGQAKSTVAASAAVSINPQLKIEALQNRVGPETECVFNDDFWENLTVVINALDNVNARLYVDQRCLYFQKPLLESGTLGAKCNTQMVIPHLTENYGASRDPTEKQAPMCTVHSFPHNIDHCLTWARSEFEGLLEKTPAEVNAYLSNPSEYATAMRNAADAQAKDNLERILQCLEQEKCETFQDCVTWARLRFEDYFVNRVKQLTFTFPEDATTSTGAPFWSAPKRFPRPLQFSTTDPSHLQFIMAASILRAETFGIPVPDWVKNTKMLAKAVEKVIVPDFQPKEGVKIETDEKATSLSTGSVDDAAVINELLFKLERCRNNLPSGFRMKPIQFEKDDDTNYHMDLIAGLANMRARNYSIPEVDKLKAKFIAGRIIPAIATSTAMATGLVCLELYKVLDGAHKVEDYRNTFANLALPLFSMAEPVPPKVMKHRDMSWTVWDRWILSGNPTVRELIQWLKDKGLNAYSISYGSCLLFNNMFPRHKERLDKKVVDVAREIAKEDLPPYRSHLDVVVACEDDEDNDINIPQISVYYR, encoded by the exons ATGCACTATATGCTTCCTAGAAAGAGAGCAGGTGAAGGAGAGGTTGTAGAAGGAGAGTCTGAAAATgataataacaacataaacgACGTCACTGTCTCACCGCCAACCAAGAAGCATCGCATTTCCACCACTGCTGCCGCCGATTTGACTGCTGATAACAAAAGCGTAACCACAGGGGACAATAGCAGTAACTACAGTAACACTTGCGTGATTGAGCCATCGGTCATGGCTCCCAGAGATGCCAATCACAATGATATAGATGAGGATCTGCACAGCCGACAACTTGCTGTGTATGGCCGCGAGACAATGCGACGCCTTTTTGCCTCCAATATCCTCATCTCGGGGATGCAAGGCCTCGGTGCTGAAATTG CAAAGAATCTAATACTTGCTGGTGTTAAGTCCGTGACCTTGCATGATGAAGGAGTGGTGGAGATGTGGGATTTGTCCAGTAGTTTTGTTTTCTCTGAGAATGATGTTGGTAAGAATAGAGCACTTGCTTCGCTTCAAAAGTTGCAGGAGCTAAACAATGCTGTCGTCATTTCCACCTTAACGACCACTTTGACCAAGCAAAAACTTTCTGATTTCCAG GCTGTTGTATTCACTGATATAAGTCTTGAAAAATCCCTCGAGTATAATGACTATTGCCATAATCATCAGCCTCCAATTTCCTTTATCAAGACTGAAGTTAGAGGCCTTTTTGGTACTGTCTTTTGCGACTTTGGTCCTAAGTTTACTGTTTTTGATGTTGATGGAGAGGAACCACACACGGGTATAATTGCATCCATCAGCAATGACAACCCTGCCCTAGTATCATGTGTCGATGATGAAAGGCTTGAGTTTGAGGATGGGGATCTTGTTGTGTTCTCTGAAATTCAGGGTATGAAAGAACTCAATGATGGAAAGCCACGGAAGATTAAAAGTGTGAGGCCATACTCGTTTACTCTTGAGGAGGACACCACAAATTTTGGTACATATGTTAAAGGTGGCATTGTCACTCAGGTGAAACAACCCAAGGTGTTGAATTTTAAGCCATTGAGAGCAGCTCTTAAAGACCCTGGTGATTTTCTTCTGAGTGATTTCTCGAAGTTTGACCGCCCTCCTCTCCTGCACATTGCGTTTCAAGCACTGAATAggtttatttgtgaatttggcCGCTTTCCTGTTGCTAGATCGGAAGAAGATGCACAGAAGTTTATATCTATTGCTGGTAACATCAATGAATGCCTTGGGGAGGGTGGAGTGGAAGATATCAACCCAAAACTTCTGACGCATTTTGCCTTTGGTGCCAGAGCAGTACTGAATCCCATGGCTGCCATGTTTGGAGGAATTGTGGGACAAGAGGTAGTCAAAGCATGTTCTGGAAAATTTCATCCACTTTTTCAG TTCTTCTATTTTGACTCAGTGGAGTCTCTCCCTGTTGAACCTTTGGACCCCATTGATTTTAAACCATTGAATAGCCGTTATGATGCACAGATATCAGTCTTTGGCTCCAAACTTCAGAAGAATCTGGAGGACGCAAAAGTGTTTATAGTTGGATCTGGGGCCTTAGGCTGTGAGTTCCTGAAAAATGTGGCATTGATGGGTGTTTCATGTGGTAGTCAGGGCAAGCTAACAATCACTGATGATGATGTAATTGAGAAGAGCAACCTTAGCAGGCAGTTTTTGTTCCGGGATTGGAACATCGGCCAAGCTAAATCTACTGTTGCTGCTTCTGCTGCTGTATCTATAAATCCTCAGCTTAAAATTGAAGCTTTGCAAAATCGTGTGGGTCCTGAAACTGAGTGTGTGTTTAATGACGACTTCTGGGAGAACCTAACAGTGGTCATCAATGCATTGGATAATGTCAATGCTAGGTTGTATGTTGATCAGAGGTGCTTGTATTTCCAGAAACCACTTCTTGAGTCAGGAACTCTTGGTGCTAAATGCAACACCCAGATGGTGATTCCTCATCTAACTGAGAACTATGGAGCCTCAAGAGACCCAACTGAGAAACAGGCTCCAATGTGCACGGTGCACTCATTTCCACACAACATTGACCATTGTTTGACTTGGGCTCGATCTGAGTTTGAGGGCTTGCTTGAGAAAACTCCTGCTGAAGTGAATGCTTATCTTTCCAATCCATCTGAATATGCTACCGCAATGAGAAATGCTGCTGATGCTCAAGCTAAGGATAACTTAGAGCGCATCCTTCAGTGCCTTGAGCAGGAAAAATGTGAGACATTCCAGGATTGTGTTACTTGGGCTCGCCTAAG ATTTGAAGACTATTTTGTTAACCGGGTGAAGCAGTTAACATTTACATTTCCTGAAGATGCCACAACCAGTACTGGGGCTCCCTTCTGGTCTGCTCCAAAGCGATTCCCACGTCCTCTTCAATTTTCAACTACTGATCCTAGCCATCTTCAATTTATTATGGCTGCATCTATACTTAGAGCTGAAACATTTGGGATCCCAGTCCCTGACTGGGTCAAAAATACTAAGATGTTGGCCAAGGCAGTTGAGAAGGTAATAGTCCCAGATTTCCAACCGAAGGAAGGAGTCAAAATTGAGACAGATGAGAAGGCTACTAGTCTTTCCACTGGTTCTGTGGATGATGCAGCCGTTATTAATGAGTTACTCTTCAAATTAGAGCGTTGTAGGAACAATTTGCCTTCAGGATTCAGGATGAAACCAATTCAATTTGAAAAG GATGATGATACAAACTATCACATGGATCTTATAGCTGGGCTTGCCAACATGAGGGCAAGGAACTATAGTATTCCCGAGGTGGATAAGCTAAAGGCAAAGTTTATTGCTGGAAGAATCATTCCAGCAATTGCCACTTCAACAGCTATGGCTACTGGCCTTGTCTGCCTTGAACTATACAAGGTTCTTGATGGAGCACATAAAGTGGAGGACTATCGAAATACATTTGCAAACTTAGCACTGCCTTTGTTCTCTATGGCTGAGCCAGTCCCGCCCAAGGTCATGAAGCACCGTGACATGAGCTGGACTGTGTGGGACAGATGGATCTTGAGTGGTAATCCCACAGTGAGGGAACTCATCCAGTGGCTCAAAGATAAGGGCTTGAATGCTTACAGCATATCTTATGGAAGTTGCCTGCTCTTCAACAACATGTTTCCGAGACATAAAGAGCGATTGGATAAGAAGGTGGTAGATGTGGCTCGGGAAATAGCCAAGGAAGACTTGCCTCCCTACCGGTCCCACTTGGATGTGGTAGTGGCATGTGAGGATGATGAAGACAATGACATCAACATTCCTCAGATCTCCGTATACTATCGTTGA
- the LOC105792437 gene encoding ubiquitin-activating enzyme E1 1 isoform X1 — MCGMDDNMKLSTLAALTIVFLGFYGIFGSLMHYMLPRKRAGEGEVVEGESENDNNNINDVTVSPPTKKHRISTTAAADLTADNKSVTTGDNSSNYSNTCVIEPSVMAPRDANHNDIDEDLHSRQLAVYGRETMRRLFASNILISGMQGLGAEIAKNLILAGVKSVTLHDEGVVEMWDLSSSFVFSENDVGKNRALASLQKLQELNNAVVISTLTTTLTKQKLSDFQAVVFTDISLEKSLEYNDYCHNHQPPISFIKTEVRGLFGTVFCDFGPKFTVFDVDGEEPHTGIIASISNDNPALVSCVDDERLEFEDGDLVVFSEIQGMKELNDGKPRKIKSVRPYSFTLEEDTTNFGTYVKGGIVTQVKQPKVLNFKPLRAALKDPGDFLLSDFSKFDRPPLLHIAFQALNRFICEFGRFPVARSEEDAQKFISIAGNINECLGEGGVEDINPKLLTHFAFGARAVLNPMAAMFGGIVGQEVVKACSGKFHPLFQFFYFDSVESLPVEPLDPIDFKPLNSRYDAQISVFGSKLQKNLEDAKVFIVGSGALGCEFLKNVALMGVSCGSQGKLTITDDDVIEKSNLSRQFLFRDWNIGQAKSTVAASAAVSINPQLKIEALQNRVGPETECVFNDDFWENLTVVINALDNVNARLYVDQRCLYFQKPLLESGTLGAKCNTQMVIPHLTENYGASRDPTEKQAPMCTVHSFPHNIDHCLTWARSEFEGLLEKTPAEVNAYLSNPSEYATAMRNAADAQAKDNLERILQCLEQEKCETFQDCVTWARLRFEDYFVNRVKQLTFTFPEDATTSTGAPFWSAPKRFPRPLQFSTTDPSHLQFIMAASILRAETFGIPVPDWVKNTKMLAKAVEKVIVPDFQPKEGVKIETDEKATSLSTGSVDDAAVINELLFKLERCRNNLPSGFRMKPIQFEKDDDTNYHMDLIAGLANMRARNYSIPEVDKLKAKFIAGRIIPAIATSTAMATGLVCLELYKVLDGAHKVEDYRNTFANLALPLFSMAEPVPPKVMKHRDMSWTVWDRWILSGNPTVRELIQWLKDKGLNAYSISYGSCLLFNNMFPRHKERLDKKVVDVAREIAKEDLPPYRSHLDVVVACEDDEDNDINIPQISVYYR; from the exons ATGTGTGGGATGGATGATAACATGAAATTGTCTACATTAGCGGCATTGACGATCGTTTTTCTTGGGTTTTATGGCATTTTCGGCAGTTTAATGCACTATATGCTTCCTAGAAAGAGAGCAGGTGAAGGAGAGGTTGTAGAAGGAGAGTCTGAAAATgataataacaacataaacgACGTCACTGTCTCACCGCCAACCAAGAAGCATCGCATTTCCACCACTGCTGCCGCCGATTTGACTGCTGATAACAAAAGCGTAACCACAGGGGACAATAGCAGTAACTACAGTAACACTTGCGTGATTGAGCCATCGGTCATGGCTCCCAGAGATGCCAATCACAATGATATAGATGAGGATCTGCACAGCCGACAACTTGCTGTGTATGGCCGCGAGACAATGCGACGCCTTTTTGCCTCCAATATCCTCATCTCGGGGATGCAAGGCCTCGGTGCTGAAATTG CAAAGAATCTAATACTTGCTGGTGTTAAGTCCGTGACCTTGCATGATGAAGGAGTGGTGGAGATGTGGGATTTGTCCAGTAGTTTTGTTTTCTCTGAGAATGATGTTGGTAAGAATAGAGCACTTGCTTCGCTTCAAAAGTTGCAGGAGCTAAACAATGCTGTCGTCATTTCCACCTTAACGACCACTTTGACCAAGCAAAAACTTTCTGATTTCCAG GCTGTTGTATTCACTGATATAAGTCTTGAAAAATCCCTCGAGTATAATGACTATTGCCATAATCATCAGCCTCCAATTTCCTTTATCAAGACTGAAGTTAGAGGCCTTTTTGGTACTGTCTTTTGCGACTTTGGTCCTAAGTTTACTGTTTTTGATGTTGATGGAGAGGAACCACACACGGGTATAATTGCATCCATCAGCAATGACAACCCTGCCCTAGTATCATGTGTCGATGATGAAAGGCTTGAGTTTGAGGATGGGGATCTTGTTGTGTTCTCTGAAATTCAGGGTATGAAAGAACTCAATGATGGAAAGCCACGGAAGATTAAAAGTGTGAGGCCATACTCGTTTACTCTTGAGGAGGACACCACAAATTTTGGTACATATGTTAAAGGTGGCATTGTCACTCAGGTGAAACAACCCAAGGTGTTGAATTTTAAGCCATTGAGAGCAGCTCTTAAAGACCCTGGTGATTTTCTTCTGAGTGATTTCTCGAAGTTTGACCGCCCTCCTCTCCTGCACATTGCGTTTCAAGCACTGAATAggtttatttgtgaatttggcCGCTTTCCTGTTGCTAGATCGGAAGAAGATGCACAGAAGTTTATATCTATTGCTGGTAACATCAATGAATGCCTTGGGGAGGGTGGAGTGGAAGATATCAACCCAAAACTTCTGACGCATTTTGCCTTTGGTGCCAGAGCAGTACTGAATCCCATGGCTGCCATGTTTGGAGGAATTGTGGGACAAGAGGTAGTCAAAGCATGTTCTGGAAAATTTCATCCACTTTTTCAG TTCTTCTATTTTGACTCAGTGGAGTCTCTCCCTGTTGAACCTTTGGACCCCATTGATTTTAAACCATTGAATAGCCGTTATGATGCACAGATATCAGTCTTTGGCTCCAAACTTCAGAAGAATCTGGAGGACGCAAAAGTGTTTATAGTTGGATCTGGGGCCTTAGGCTGTGAGTTCCTGAAAAATGTGGCATTGATGGGTGTTTCATGTGGTAGTCAGGGCAAGCTAACAATCACTGATGATGATGTAATTGAGAAGAGCAACCTTAGCAGGCAGTTTTTGTTCCGGGATTGGAACATCGGCCAAGCTAAATCTACTGTTGCTGCTTCTGCTGCTGTATCTATAAATCCTCAGCTTAAAATTGAAGCTTTGCAAAATCGTGTGGGTCCTGAAACTGAGTGTGTGTTTAATGACGACTTCTGGGAGAACCTAACAGTGGTCATCAATGCATTGGATAATGTCAATGCTAGGTTGTATGTTGATCAGAGGTGCTTGTATTTCCAGAAACCACTTCTTGAGTCAGGAACTCTTGGTGCTAAATGCAACACCCAGATGGTGATTCCTCATCTAACTGAGAACTATGGAGCCTCAAGAGACCCAACTGAGAAACAGGCTCCAATGTGCACGGTGCACTCATTTCCACACAACATTGACCATTGTTTGACTTGGGCTCGATCTGAGTTTGAGGGCTTGCTTGAGAAAACTCCTGCTGAAGTGAATGCTTATCTTTCCAATCCATCTGAATATGCTACCGCAATGAGAAATGCTGCTGATGCTCAAGCTAAGGATAACTTAGAGCGCATCCTTCAGTGCCTTGAGCAGGAAAAATGTGAGACATTCCAGGATTGTGTTACTTGGGCTCGCCTAAG ATTTGAAGACTATTTTGTTAACCGGGTGAAGCAGTTAACATTTACATTTCCTGAAGATGCCACAACCAGTACTGGGGCTCCCTTCTGGTCTGCTCCAAAGCGATTCCCACGTCCTCTTCAATTTTCAACTACTGATCCTAGCCATCTTCAATTTATTATGGCTGCATCTATACTTAGAGCTGAAACATTTGGGATCCCAGTCCCTGACTGGGTCAAAAATACTAAGATGTTGGCCAAGGCAGTTGAGAAGGTAATAGTCCCAGATTTCCAACCGAAGGAAGGAGTCAAAATTGAGACAGATGAGAAGGCTACTAGTCTTTCCACTGGTTCTGTGGATGATGCAGCCGTTATTAATGAGTTACTCTTCAAATTAGAGCGTTGTAGGAACAATTTGCCTTCAGGATTCAGGATGAAACCAATTCAATTTGAAAAG GATGATGATACAAACTATCACATGGATCTTATAGCTGGGCTTGCCAACATGAGGGCAAGGAACTATAGTATTCCCGAGGTGGATAAGCTAAAGGCAAAGTTTATTGCTGGAAGAATCATTCCAGCAATTGCCACTTCAACAGCTATGGCTACTGGCCTTGTCTGCCTTGAACTATACAAGGTTCTTGATGGAGCACATAAAGTGGAGGACTATCGAAATACATTTGCAAACTTAGCACTGCCTTTGTTCTCTATGGCTGAGCCAGTCCCGCCCAAGGTCATGAAGCACCGTGACATGAGCTGGACTGTGTGGGACAGATGGATCTTGAGTGGTAATCCCACAGTGAGGGAACTCATCCAGTGGCTCAAAGATAAGGGCTTGAATGCTTACAGCATATCTTATGGAAGTTGCCTGCTCTTCAACAACATGTTTCCGAGACATAAAGAGCGATTGGATAAGAAGGTGGTAGATGTGGCTCGGGAAATAGCCAAGGAAGACTTGCCTCCCTACCGGTCCCACTTGGATGTGGTAGTGGCATGTGAGGATGATGAAGACAATGACATCAACATTCCTCAGATCTCCGTATACTATCGTTGA